A single region of the Sorghum bicolor cultivar BTx623 chromosome 9, Sorghum_bicolor_NCBIv3, whole genome shotgun sequence genome encodes:
- the LOC8068944 gene encoding uncharacterized protein LOC8068944 has translation MRSGQSSPVESSDGACLHGDDATGASSNSKKLWRGMQAVYLVLVKKHQPKLAALGVHLHSLLSSSKRRGHRRSRLAALEREQNPALMYLSCRSMDPAAAVVHPYPRGHGHGHRRASSRHAAPSSLSCRSMDPAAAVCRYQYRPREVEFSCKSTPMHKRRREDKRRRRLQQSRAALADQGQDHDHPSSAAAVTRLFALMDVEEVAEGEEADVVVGYDDGDLDPDLDAAATWPALAAVGYAPRPVRITDSPYLAREEDNEGLKSAVDRRADEFIMWFHEQLRTQQQQRSTRNWIR, from the coding sequence ATGAGGAGTGGCCAGTCGTCGCCGGTGGAGTCAAGCGATGGAGCATGTCTACATGGCGACGATGCCACGGGCGCGAGCTCCAATTCCAAGAAGCTGTGGCGCGGGATGCAAGCCGTCTACCTCGTCCTTGTCAAGAAGCACCAGCCGAAGCTCGCCGCGCTCGGCGTCCACCTGCACAGCCTCCTCTCCAGCAGCAAACGCCGCGGTCACCGCCGCAGCAGACTCGCCGCGCTGGAGCGGGAGCAGAACCCCGCGCTGATGTACCTTTCGTGCCGGTCCATGGACCCCGCCGCCGCGGTGGTCCACCCGTACCCGcgcggccacggccacggccaccgCCGTGCGTCGTCGAGGCACGCGGCCCCGTCCTCGCTGTCGTGCCGGTCCATggaccccgccgccgccgtgtgCAGGTACCAGTACCGTCCCCGCGAGGTGGAGTTCAGCTGCAAGAGCACGCCAATGCACAAGCGCCGGCGCGAGGATAAGCGCCGCCGACGCCTGCAGCAGAGCCGCGCTGCCCTCGCCGACCAGGGACAAGACCATGATCACCCGTCGTCGGCCGCGGCGGTGACGAGGCTGTTCGCGCTCATGGACGTCGAGGAGGTGGCCGAGGGCGAGGAGGCGGACGTCGTCGTCGGCTACGATGACGGCGATCTGGACCCGGACCTGGATGCCGCGGCGACGTGGCCAGCGCTGGCGGCGGTGGGGTACGCTCCGCGGCCGGTGCGGATCACGGACTCGCCGTACCTGGCGAGGGAGGAGGACAACGAGGGGCTGAAAAGCGCGGTGGACAGGCGCGCCGACGAGTTCATCATGTGGTTCCACGAGCAGCTGCgcacgcagcagcagcagcgcagcACGCGCAACTGGATCAGATAA